From Chthonomonas sp., the proteins below share one genomic window:
- the hisI gene encoding phosphoribosyl-AMP cyclohydrolase: MKLDFDKLNGLVPAIVQDAASGEVLMVAFMNPEAWAATRDSGFATFWSRSRGQLWRKGETSGHRLEVLEARTDCDFDAVVLRVRAIGPGVCHEGFRSCFAKVLQGEEWVVDQTLAFDPAEVYA; the protein is encoded by the coding sequence ATGAAACTTGACTTTGACAAACTCAACGGGCTCGTCCCCGCGATCGTTCAGGACGCCGCAAGCGGCGAAGTCCTGATGGTTGCCTTTATGAACCCCGAGGCGTGGGCCGCCACTCGCGACTCGGGCTTCGCGACGTTTTGGAGCCGTTCGCGCGGCCAGCTCTGGCGCAAAGGCGAAACCTCGGGCCACCGCCTGGAGGTGCTGGAAGCGCGCACCGATTGCGACTTTGATGCGGTGGTGCTGCGGGTTCGGGCGATCGGCCCCGGAGTTTGCCACGAGGGCTTCCGCAGCTGTTTCGCCAAGGTGTTGCAGGGCGAGGAGTGGGTTGTGGACCAAACCCTGGCGTTCGATCCCGCCGAGGTGTACGCATGA
- a CDS encoding efflux RND transporter permease subunit yields MSVAKFSVTRPVAVTMRIAALVLLGAVCFLRLPVDLLPRVDLPIISINTNWPNTPPQEMETQITRPIEQAVSTVPGLYSVSSTSELGQSSVRVTLNYGVDINQAAVDVLQYVQRAYRSFPTNPELTPPVVFKLDPNTFPIQIIAVAGENDPIKLRTLLQNEVAPFIEAAGGVAQVSISGGRERAIIVDVDPDKLQAFNVSLTEVVARIRAENISVPAGLAQVGEKEYVIRSTGYFSTIEDAKNTPIRSDGGRQVLLRDVADVRDDAREQRVWTRVQGQPAVGMTITKQGDANTINTVTNVQAKLREVEQRYPQLKFSTVYDQSGFVKESITLLQEHAIIGGTLAILAILFFLRNLRSTLVVALSIPISITSTFALMYFCGFTLNTISLSALALATGLIVDDAIVVLENIFRHIERDKRSAVDASISGTTEIMQAVVASTLTVMVVFVPLFLIQGQSGQIFTQLALVVIFSLAVSLLDAATVVPMLASRVIKEKEVVDLEHPEEQLGSRSLGKRMAGWVGTKFLNFEKGYRATLQKSLRRPWMVLLAAGAVTLAVLPLWPLVGSESLPQTDSGDINLRVRLPVGTALTTTQAKMDEVEKVLLAEKDIDVFFMSVGAGISFRGSVGGASGNSGAANIHLKENRTSTTEEVVKRLEKQLQKISGIRATANPFDLVANIIGGNNQGMQIDVFGTDITQLSLAAEQVKEAIADVPGLQGVDVSVEDATPELQWRVDRQKAQALGISYQDIASAIGASTNGTLSTYFQQDGFQYPIYVQLPVNKRRAVDDLVQIPVKKTERGTTILLGQVAEPVITGGPNAINRLNRQRYVTVGGRLAERSESDVQADIEKALAKVELPSGNYWQFGERQRRKAEEFSGLGLAVLLAITLIYMLLASQFESFIMPLVVLTTVPLCVVGVILALFLSDRAFGLTAFIGLLMLVGIVVKNGILLVEYTNQLRARGMPRDEAILTAAPTRLRPILMTSVAAVLGMLPLALASGSASKLQAPLATVVIGGLTTSTILTLFVVPVVYAFFDNLTRRAGGHDRDLARAVGVEPSAASTGPSDGDVPAGPRS; encoded by the coding sequence GTGTCGGTCGCTAAGTTCTCTGTTACTCGTCCGGTCGCGGTCACCATGCGCATCGCGGCGCTCGTGCTGCTCGGCGCGGTGTGCTTCCTGCGACTGCCCGTCGACCTGCTTCCGCGGGTTGATCTGCCCATCATTTCGATCAACACCAACTGGCCGAACACGCCGCCGCAGGAGATGGAAACGCAGATTACGCGGCCCATTGAGCAAGCGGTTTCCACCGTGCCCGGCCTGTATAGCGTCTCGAGCACCAGCGAACTCGGGCAAAGCTCGGTGCGGGTCACCCTGAACTACGGGGTGGACATCAACCAGGCGGCGGTGGACGTGCTGCAATATGTGCAACGGGCGTACCGCTCGTTCCCGACGAATCCCGAGCTCACACCGCCGGTCGTGTTCAAGCTCGACCCGAACACGTTCCCGATTCAAATCATCGCGGTGGCCGGCGAAAACGACCCGATCAAGCTCCGCACGTTGCTGCAAAACGAGGTCGCGCCGTTCATCGAGGCGGCCGGCGGCGTTGCCCAAGTCAGCATCAGCGGCGGTCGCGAGCGCGCCATCATCGTCGACGTCGATCCCGATAAGCTGCAGGCGTTCAACGTCAGCCTCACCGAGGTTGTCGCGCGCATCCGGGCCGAAAACATCAGCGTTCCGGCGGGCCTCGCGCAGGTTGGCGAAAAGGAATATGTCATCCGCTCGACGGGCTATTTCAGCACGATCGAGGATGCCAAGAATACGCCGATTCGGAGCGACGGCGGACGGCAAGTACTGCTTCGCGACGTGGCCGACGTGCGCGACGATGCCCGCGAGCAACGCGTGTGGACTCGCGTGCAGGGTCAGCCTGCGGTCGGCATGACCATCACCAAGCAGGGCGACGCCAACACGATCAACACGGTGACCAACGTGCAAGCCAAACTGCGCGAGGTCGAGCAGCGCTATCCGCAGCTCAAATTCTCCACGGTTTACGATCAGTCCGGGTTCGTTAAAGAGTCCATCACGCTGCTGCAAGAACACGCCATCATCGGCGGAACGCTCGCCATCCTGGCGATTTTGTTCTTCCTGCGCAATCTGCGCTCGACGCTGGTCGTGGCGCTTTCGATCCCCATTTCCATCACCAGCACGTTCGCGCTGATGTACTTCTGCGGGTTCACGCTCAACACCATTTCGCTCAGCGCGTTGGCGCTCGCGACCGGTTTGATTGTGGATGACGCGATCGTCGTGCTGGAGAATATTTTCCGGCACATTGAGCGCGACAAGCGGTCGGCGGTGGACGCCAGCATCAGCGGAACGACGGAGATCATGCAGGCGGTGGTCGCCTCGACGCTCACGGTCATGGTCGTGTTCGTGCCGCTCTTCCTCATCCAGGGGCAATCTGGCCAGATTTTCACCCAACTCGCGCTGGTCGTCATCTTCTCGCTGGCGGTTTCTCTGCTCGACGCGGCAACCGTTGTGCCCATGCTCGCGTCGCGGGTCATCAAAGAAAAAGAAGTGGTGGACCTGGAGCATCCCGAGGAGCAACTTGGCAGCCGCAGCCTCGGCAAGCGCATGGCTGGTTGGGTCGGCACCAAGTTTCTCAACTTCGAAAAGGGGTACCGCGCCACGCTGCAAAAGTCGCTGCGTCGGCCCTGGATGGTGTTGCTCGCCGCAGGCGCAGTGACCCTCGCCGTGTTGCCGCTGTGGCCCTTGGTCGGTTCGGAATCGTTGCCGCAGACCGACTCCGGCGACATCAACCTGCGCGTCCGTCTTCCGGTCGGAACCGCGCTCACCACGACCCAAGCCAAGATGGACGAGGTCGAAAAAGTCCTGCTCGCCGAGAAGGATATTGACGTGTTCTTCATGTCGGTGGGGGCGGGAATCTCGTTCCGGGGGAGCGTCGGGGGAGCGAGTGGCAACTCCGGGGCGGCCAACATTCACCTTAAGGAAAATCGAACCTCGACCACCGAAGAAGTCGTGAAGCGACTGGAGAAACAGCTGCAGAAGATCAGTGGCATTCGCGCCACCGCGAACCCGTTTGACCTCGTCGCCAACATCATTGGCGGGAACAACCAGGGCATGCAGATTGACGTGTTCGGCACTGATATCACCCAGCTTAGCCTCGCCGCCGAACAGGTGAAGGAGGCGATTGCCGACGTGCCGGGTCTGCAAGGGGTGGATGTGAGCGTGGAGGACGCGACGCCCGAATTGCAGTGGCGCGTGGATCGTCAGAAGGCGCAGGCGCTCGGCATCAGCTACCAAGATATTGCCTCGGCCATCGGGGCGAGCACCAACGGCACGCTCAGCACCTACTTCCAGCAAGATGGATTCCAGTATCCGATCTATGTGCAGCTCCCGGTAAACAAGCGCCGCGCGGTGGATGATCTCGTGCAGATCCCGGTGAAGAAGACCGAGCGCGGAACCACGATTCTGCTGGGGCAGGTTGCCGAACCCGTCATCACCGGCGGACCCAACGCCATCAATCGCCTCAACCGTCAGCGCTATGTCACGGTGGGCGGACGCCTTGCTGAGAGGTCCGAAAGCGATGTGCAAGCCGACATTGAGAAGGCGCTCGCCAAGGTCGAATTGCCGTCCGGCAACTATTGGCAGTTTGGCGAACGCCAACGCCGCAAAGCCGAGGAATTCAGCGGGTTGGGGCTGGCGGTTCTGCTCGCCATCACCCTCATCTACATGCTGCTGGCGTCGCAATTTGAGAGCTTCATTATGCCGCTGGTCGTGCTGACAACGGTGCCGCTTTGCGTGGTCGGGGTAATCCTCGCGCTGTTCCTCAGCGACCGCGCGTTTGGCCTCACTGCGTTTATCGGCCTGCTCATGTTGGTGGGCATCGTCGTGAAAAACGGCATCCTGCTCGTCGAGTACACCAACCAGCTTCGCGCCCGCGGCATGCCTCGCGACGAGGCGATTCTCACCGCCGCGCCAACTCGCTTGCGCCCGATTCTGATGACCAGCGTTGCCGCCGTGCTCGGCATGTTGCCGCTGGCGCTGGCGAGTGGGTCGGCCAGCAAACTGCAAGCCCCGCTGGCGACGGTCGTCATCGGCGGCCTTACCACGAGCACCATTCTCACGCTGTTTGTGGTGCCGGTGGTGTACGCGTTCTTCGACAATCTCACGCGGAGAGCCGGCGGTCACGACCGTGATTTGGCGCGCGCGGTCGGCGTCGAGCCGAGCGCGGCTTCGACTGGTCCGAGCGACGGCGATGTCCCCGCCGGGCCGCGATCTTGA
- a CDS encoding phytoene/squalene synthase family protein has protein sequence MTRFASESDYAECEALHRLHGTSYYFATRSFPARIRRRTHAIYGFVRVADEIVDNPGSKPAFAIASELAEWRAEWLRAQAGQRPDHPVMRAFIDTVNEAAISPAEVNLFLDAMEQDLSVTRYATFADLEGYMRGSASAVGLMMCAAMDVELTPSRVAGACALGNAMQLTNFLRDVAEDWERGRVYLPLEDLERFGVSPNTLGVGAMSPEFAALMRFEIARTRLLYEEADEQIMGLPRAARRPVLLARRLYSGILGEIERRDYNVFTGRARLTQWQRVRTLAGVLLGR, from the coding sequence ATGACCCGCTTCGCCAGCGAATCCGATTACGCCGAATGCGAGGCTTTGCACAGGTTGCACGGCACAAGCTACTATTTTGCGACGCGAAGTTTTCCCGCCCGCATTCGGCGTCGCACCCACGCCATTTATGGCTTCGTGCGGGTGGCCGATGAGATTGTGGACAACCCCGGATCGAAGCCCGCGTTCGCCATCGCCAGCGAACTTGCCGAGTGGCGAGCGGAATGGCTGCGCGCCCAAGCCGGCCAGCGTCCCGACCATCCGGTGATGCGGGCATTTATTGATACGGTGAACGAGGCGGCCATAAGCCCGGCTGAAGTCAACCTGTTTCTCGACGCGATGGAGCAAGATTTGAGCGTGACGCGCTACGCCACCTTCGCCGATTTGGAGGGCTACATGCGCGGTAGCGCGAGCGCGGTGGGCCTCATGATGTGCGCCGCGATGGATGTCGAGCTCACGCCGAGCCGCGTGGCCGGCGCCTGCGCGCTCGGAAACGCGATGCAGCTGACCAACTTTCTGCGCGACGTCGCCGAAGATTGGGAGCGCGGGCGGGTGTACCTGCCGCTCGAGGACCTGGAGCGTTTCGGCGTGTCGCCGAACACGCTTGGCGTGGGCGCGATGAGCCCCGAGTTTGCCGCCCTCATGCGGTTCGAAATCGCGCGAACGCGGCTGCTTTATGAGGAGGCGGACGAGCAGATAATGGGCTTGCCGCGAGCCGCGCGAAGGCCGGTGTTGCTAGCTCGGCGGCTGTATTCGGGCATCCTCGGCGAGATCGAGCGGCGCGACTACAACGTGTTCACCGGGCGCGCGCGCCTGACCCAATGGCAGCGGGTCCGCACGCTCGCCGGAGTGCTTCTTGGCCGATAA
- a CDS encoding tRNA-dihydrouridine synthase family protein has product MIEFGRPALVFAPMDGVTDAAMREHVGSWRAFSYSVTEFLRVSQVPLPAKVFTREVPELANGAKTRQGLPVQVQLLGGDPERMALSAMAAVRAGAQSIDLNFGCPAPTVNRNDGGASLLRCPDRIEQIVRAVRQAVPLSIPVSAKLRLGWEDIDDVHENAARAVAGGANWLTLHARTRMQGYQPPVFWPKVGDVLRAVSVPVIANGDIWTLDDFRRCRDETGCEHFMIGRGALARPNLAGVIAHELGLRKDKPGEINWHEEFCAFLACEAQVPMSNPRKALLRLKQWANIAHKFGEFPCFDAIKTANSQEELLAALDRHDVGRK; this is encoded by the coding sequence GTGATTGAGTTCGGCCGCCCCGCGTTGGTGTTCGCCCCCATGGATGGGGTCACCGACGCGGCCATGCGCGAGCACGTCGGCTCCTGGCGGGCATTCTCCTACTCGGTCACCGAGTTTCTGCGCGTCAGCCAGGTGCCGCTGCCCGCAAAAGTATTCACGCGCGAGGTGCCCGAACTCGCGAATGGAGCGAAAACGCGGCAAGGGTTACCCGTGCAAGTACAACTTTTAGGCGGCGATCCCGAACGAATGGCGCTCAGCGCGATGGCCGCCGTACGGGCGGGAGCGCAAAGCATCGACCTCAATTTCGGATGCCCTGCGCCAACCGTCAACCGCAACGATGGTGGCGCATCGCTGCTTCGTTGCCCGGATCGAATCGAACAAATTGTCCGCGCGGTGCGCCAGGCGGTTCCGCTAAGCATTCCGGTCAGCGCAAAGCTGCGTCTTGGCTGGGAGGATATTGACGACGTGCACGAAAACGCGGCGCGGGCGGTGGCGGGCGGCGCGAACTGGCTGACCCTGCACGCGCGGACCCGCATGCAGGGCTACCAACCGCCCGTCTTTTGGCCGAAGGTCGGCGACGTCCTGCGCGCGGTGAGCGTCCCGGTCATCGCAAACGGCGACATTTGGACCCTGGACGACTTTCGCCGTTGTCGCGACGAGACCGGTTGCGAGCACTTCATGATCGGTCGCGGCGCTCTGGCCCGCCCCAACTTGGCCGGAGTCATTGCCCATGAACTCGGCCTCCGCAAGGATAAACCGGGCGAGATTAACTGGCACGAGGAGTTCTGTGCGTTCCTCGCGTGCGAGGCGCAAGTTCCTATGAGCAATCCGCGCAAAGCCCTGCTGAGGTTAAAGCAGTGGGCGAACATCGCGCACAAGTTCGGCGAGTTTCCGTGCTTCGATGCGATCAAAACCGCCAACTCCCAAGAGGAGCTCTTGGCCGCACTTGACCGTCACGATGTTGGCCGCAAATGA
- the hisD gene encoding histidinol dehydrogenase, with product MRIVDMAGARKILAQRELISDEAEAVVEPILAAVRDRGDDAVREFAARFDGFAGPSFTRKVVDLTPTVPSDLEDALQVAAGNIRAFSQKQRPQGFMTELAPGHRVGQVLRPLSRIAAYVPGGRYPYPSTALMTAIPARVAGVGEVWLTTPQPTPAVERAAQIAGADAIATLGGAQAIAAFAFGTETIPQVDKIVGPGNAYVTAAKKLLAGTVSIDFLAGPTEVVIVGSQGNPAWIAADLLAQAEHDATASAIFITTSAQLAVLVQAEVARQLATLPTAAVAKQSLAQGSFIAVVPSRSAALDLANEIAAEHLCLLDPEDIDDIQHAGSIFIGSTSPEAAGDYVTGPNHVLPTGGAARRHGGLSVMDFLRVVTVQQLSPSALANVASAGARLARAEGLEGHARSIEIRQGEPV from the coding sequence GTGAGGATCGTTGATATGGCGGGGGCGCGCAAGATTCTCGCTCAACGCGAGCTGATTTCGGACGAAGCCGAAGCCGTTGTCGAGCCGATTTTGGCCGCCGTCCGCGATCGCGGGGACGACGCGGTTCGCGAGTTCGCCGCGCGGTTTGACGGGTTCGCCGGCCCGTCGTTTACGCGCAAAGTAGTTGACCTGACGCCGACCGTGCCGTCCGATTTGGAGGACGCTTTGCAGGTGGCGGCGGGCAACATTCGCGCCTTCAGCCAAAAGCAACGGCCGCAAGGGTTCATGACCGAACTTGCGCCGGGGCACCGCGTCGGGCAGGTGTTGCGGCCCTTGTCGCGCATCGCAGCGTACGTTCCCGGTGGGCGCTATCCGTATCCGAGCACGGCACTGATGACCGCGATTCCCGCCCGGGTGGCGGGCGTTGGTGAGGTGTGGCTGACGACGCCCCAGCCGACGCCCGCGGTGGAACGCGCCGCCCAGATTGCGGGCGCGGACGCCATCGCCACGCTTGGTGGCGCGCAGGCTATTGCGGCGTTTGCCTTCGGAACCGAAACGATCCCCCAGGTGGACAAGATCGTCGGGCCGGGCAACGCGTACGTGACCGCGGCCAAAAAGCTACTCGCGGGGACGGTGAGCATCGACTTTTTGGCGGGTCCGACGGAGGTTGTAATCGTCGGTTCGCAAGGCAACCCCGCCTGGATCGCGGCGGACCTCCTCGCTCAAGCCGAGCACGATGCGACGGCATCAGCGATCTTCATCACGACGTCGGCCCAGTTGGCCGTGCTCGTGCAAGCCGAGGTCGCGCGCCAGCTGGCGACCCTGCCGACCGCGGCGGTGGCCAAGCAGTCACTGGCGCAAGGCAGCTTCATTGCCGTGGTGCCGAGCCGCTCCGCGGCTCTGGATTTGGCCAACGAGATTGCCGCCGAGCACCTTTGTTTGCTCGATCCGGAAGACATTGATGACATCCAGCACGCGGGAAGCATCTTCATTGGGAGCACTAGCCCCGAGGCGGCGGGCGACTACGTGACCGGGCCGAACCACGTGCTGCCGACGGGCGGCGCGGCGCGGCGACATGGCGGGCTGAGCGTGATGGACTTTCTTCGCGTGGTGACTGTCCAGCAATTGTCTCCTTCCGCCCTGGCCAACGTGGCCAGCGCGGGAGCGCGGTTGGCGCGCGCCGAAGGGTTAGAAGGCCACGCCCGAAGCATCGAGATTCGACAGGGAGAACCCGTATGA
- a CDS encoding efflux RND transporter periplasmic adaptor subunit: MSALRRWAYVLIPTAVLGGLVYQRVQAKKADEATEKKEQAGRRGGAAAVEIAIAQARPLINSVQAVGSVVSPYSVGLSPRVAGRITFLEVREGDPVKAGQVLARIDPSEANAKVYENQASVSEARSRLAQAQATVQSNQIQIEQNIRQARAELASAQAAYTQTKTANEGALSDARATVAAARADLTASNALLKNADAQLVAARAQLTNQQTNLKRLQSLLELGYVAAQEVDDAKTAVASARADVEVRLGSVESARAAVSRSQAELNAENTRVNTITASGRAELKVAQARIDQARASLTQAEANRAQTPAYQENINALRSGVDAAEAQLKVARVGQNDTELRSPIAGSVTARSGDPGSLASPSTPVLKVEFLNWLFINATLPLSESGKIVKGLPVEITLDGLKDQIFSGQVDQVVPSADATDRQFLVKIRIENPDRVIRPGMFARVNIEVDRIEAKVVVPNDAVTNGKVMVVDAEGKATQREVKVGRTNRNDVEILSGLNVGEKVVVLSFSQVRDGGKVNITAERLSDGTRRPIEAPKKAPGGRPGVGR; this comes from the coding sequence GTGAGTGCGTTGCGCCGATGGGCCTATGTTTTGATCCCGACTGCGGTTTTGGGAGGGTTGGTCTACCAGCGCGTGCAGGCGAAAAAGGCCGACGAAGCCACCGAGAAAAAAGAGCAAGCCGGGCGCCGAGGCGGCGCCGCCGCGGTCGAAATCGCCATCGCCCAAGCCCGCCCCCTCATCAATTCCGTTCAGGCAGTGGGCTCGGTGGTCTCGCCATATTCGGTGGGGCTGAGTCCGCGCGTCGCGGGGCGCATCACATTTTTGGAGGTGCGCGAAGGTGACCCCGTGAAGGCGGGGCAGGTGCTAGCTCGCATCGATCCCAGCGAAGCCAACGCGAAGGTCTACGAAAATCAGGCGAGCGTCAGCGAAGCGCGCAGCCGCCTGGCCCAAGCCCAGGCCACCGTGCAGTCCAATCAGATTCAAATTGAGCAGAACATTCGCCAGGCGCGCGCCGAGCTAGCCAGCGCCCAAGCCGCCTACACGCAGACCAAAACCGCCAACGAGGGAGCGCTTTCCGATGCGCGGGCGACGGTCGCGGCGGCCCGTGCCGACCTCACGGCCAGCAACGCTCTGCTCAAAAACGCCGACGCCCAACTTGTCGCGGCGCGGGCGCAACTAACGAATCAGCAAACTAATCTCAAGCGGTTGCAAAGCCTGCTCGAACTCGGCTACGTCGCCGCTCAAGAGGTGGATGACGCCAAAACCGCCGTGGCTTCGGCCCGGGCCGACGTCGAAGTGCGGCTCGGTTCGGTCGAGTCCGCACGCGCGGCAGTTTCCCGCAGTCAGGCCGAACTCAACGCCGAGAACACCCGGGTCAACACGATCACCGCGTCGGGCCGCGCCGAGCTAAAAGTTGCCCAAGCTCGCATCGACCAAGCGCGGGCGTCGCTTACCCAAGCCGAGGCGAATCGCGCCCAAACCCCGGCCTACCAAGAGAACATCAATGCCCTTAGGTCGGGCGTGGATGCCGCCGAGGCCCAGCTCAAGGTCGCCCGGGTCGGGCAAAACGATACCGAACTACGCTCCCCGATCGCGGGATCGGTCACCGCCCGTAGCGGCGACCCCGGCAGCCTCGCCTCGCCCTCCACGCCGGTGCTCAAGGTCGAGTTTCTCAATTGGCTGTTCATCAACGCCACCCTGCCGCTCAGCGAATCCGGCAAGATCGTAAAGGGCTTGCCGGTTGAAATCACGCTCGACGGGCTGAAGGACCAAATTTTCAGCGGGCAGGTGGACCAGGTGGTCCCCAGCGCCGACGCCACCGACCGACAATTTTTAGTGAAAATCCGGATCGAAAACCCGGATCGCGTCATTCGGCCCGGCATGTTCGCGCGAGTCAACATCGAGGTGGATCGAATCGAGGCGAAGGTCGTGGTGCCTAACGACGCGGTGACGAACGGCAAGGTCATGGTGGTGGACGCGGAGGGCAAGGCAACTCAACGCGAAGTCAAAGTCGGACGCACCAACCGCAACGACGTTGAGATTCTCAGCGGCCTCAATGTCGGCGAAAAGGTGGTGGTGCTTAGCTTCAGCCAGGTTCGCGATGGCGGCAAGGTCAACATCACCGCCGAGCGCCTGAGCGATGGCACGCGCCGCCCGATTGAGGCGCCCAAAAAGGCTCCCGGAGGTCGCCCCGGTGTCGGTCGCTAA
- the crtI gene encoding phytoene desaturase, which translates to MADKVVVIGAGLGGLSAAIHARLRRFEVLVIEQQAVVGGKAQGIEQAGYALDPGPSIIIMPEIYEAVFRAAGEDMANWLEFMPLETVSRVFFGEDVTLDIPANRAGALEVLRGLSSNDAESLDRLLTRVEQVEPLLHSTIYAKPFTKPWHLMNPNLLKFGMKFNAVKPYRQMVDEMFEHPLVRSFFYGFPSYGGQSYDSIAPGAFFIPYYMLCRGVYAVRGGVRAIPLAFRGLAEKLGVDFRLGTRVTGLQTTGSRVTGVELGSEEVACEAVISNMDRFSLAQMLGRTVPAEPNFSYFTMHVGLRRQVDWLEHHNLFVPQSFEQGFADLYERNEFPAEPIVYVNATRKMDPDAAPPGCENLFMVVTVPADVAALDYQHRSDEYAQRVRNVLAKRGLQWTDDELDFCRIQTPTTFAQRDGSYMGSLYGLAERYRLWKMFPETNIDPEYSNLRHCGGSVQPGAGMPMVTLSGKFAAESLR; encoded by the coding sequence TTGGCCGATAAGGTTGTGGTCATCGGGGCCGGGTTGGGCGGCCTCAGCGCGGCAATTCATGCCCGGCTTCGCAGGTTCGAGGTGCTGGTGATTGAGCAGCAGGCGGTGGTCGGCGGCAAGGCGCAGGGCATTGAGCAGGCGGGTTACGCGCTCGATCCTGGTCCGAGCATCATCATCATGCCCGAGATTTATGAGGCGGTGTTTCGGGCGGCGGGTGAGGATATGGCGAATTGGTTAGAGTTTATGCCGCTCGAAACCGTGTCGCGGGTGTTCTTCGGCGAGGATGTGACGCTGGACATTCCCGCGAATCGTGCGGGAGCATTGGAAGTGCTGCGAGGCTTATCCAGTAACGATGCCGAATCTCTGGATCGATTGCTGACCCGTGTTGAGCAAGTGGAGCCGCTACTGCATTCAACGATCTACGCCAAACCCTTCACCAAACCATGGCATTTGATGAATCCGAACTTGCTCAAGTTCGGGATGAAGTTCAATGCCGTTAAGCCGTATCGACAAATGGTGGATGAGATGTTTGAGCATCCGCTTGTGCGCAGCTTCTTTTATGGATTTCCCAGCTACGGCGGACAGTCGTACGACAGCATCGCGCCCGGCGCGTTTTTCATTCCGTACTACATGCTTTGCCGCGGCGTTTATGCGGTACGAGGCGGGGTTCGCGCGATTCCGCTCGCGTTCCGTGGCTTGGCCGAAAAGCTGGGTGTGGACTTCCGACTGGGCACGCGCGTCACTGGGCTGCAGACAACTGGATCTCGCGTGACGGGAGTGGAATTGGGTTCCGAAGAGGTCGCTTGCGAAGCGGTGATCTCGAACATGGACCGATTCTCGCTGGCTCAGATGCTGGGGCGAACCGTGCCCGCCGAGCCCAACTTTAGCTACTTCACCATGCACGTGGGTCTGCGCCGTCAAGTGGATTGGCTTGAACATCACAACCTGTTTGTTCCGCAGTCATTTGAGCAAGGATTCGCCGATCTCTATGAGCGCAACGAGTTTCCCGCCGAGCCGATCGTTTATGTGAACGCGACCCGAAAAATGGACCCAGATGCGGCTCCTCCTGGCTGCGAAAACTTGTTCATGGTTGTCACGGTTCCGGCCGACGTCGCGGCCCTGGACTATCAACATCGCTCTGATGAGTATGCGCAGCGAGTTCGCAATGTGTTGGCGAAGAGAGGATTACAGTGGACGGATGACGAACTCGATTTCTGCCGCATCCAAACCCCGACCACGTTTGCGCAAAGGGATGGCAGCTACATGGGATCACTCTATGGTTTGGCCGAGCGTTATCGCTTATGGAAAATGTTCCCCGAGACAAATATTGACCCAGAATATTCTAACCTGAGACACTGCGGAGGATCGGTGCAGCCCGGCGCGGGCATGCCCATGGTAACGCTCAGCGGAAAGTTCGCGGCGGAATCACTCCGCTGA
- a CDS encoding ATP phosphoribosyltransferase: MKLKLGIPKGSLEAATIELFRRAGFNISIRTRNYFPSIDDPEIECMLIRAQEMARYVEKGILDAGLTGADWVAESEADVVPLADLIYARQSFGKVRWVLAVPEDSPITRVQDLEGKTIATELVGATRRYLQSYGVNARVEFSWGATEVKPPTLADAIVEVTETGSSLRANNLRIVETVLESNTQLIANPVALADDRKRKKLEDLTLLLQSAIEAIGKVGLMMNVPKASLAAVLTELPALKRPTISSLSDDDWVAVNTVLDEATVRQIIPRLRAAGAEGIVEYGLNKVVP; the protein is encoded by the coding sequence ATGAAGCTCAAGCTGGGAATCCCGAAGGGCAGCCTCGAAGCAGCGACCATCGAGCTGTTTCGTCGGGCTGGTTTCAATATCTCCATCCGCACGCGCAACTATTTTCCGAGCATTGATGATCCCGAGATTGAGTGCATGCTCATCCGCGCTCAGGAGATGGCGCGGTACGTGGAGAAGGGCATCCTCGATGCCGGCCTGACCGGCGCCGATTGGGTCGCCGAAAGCGAGGCTGACGTGGTGCCGCTTGCCGACCTGATTTATGCTCGCCAAAGCTTCGGCAAGGTGCGCTGGGTGCTCGCGGTACCGGAAGATAGCCCGATTACCCGGGTGCAGGATTTGGAGGGCAAGACCATCGCCACCGAACTCGTCGGCGCGACCCGTCGGTACTTGCAGAGCTACGGCGTGAACGCGCGCGTGGAGTTTAGTTGGGGCGCGACCGAGGTGAAACCGCCCACACTGGCCGACGCGATTGTCGAGGTCACTGAGACCGGTTCTTCGCTGCGGGCGAACAATCTGCGCATCGTGGAAACCGTGCTGGAATCTAACACCCAGCTCATCGCGAACCCGGTCGCGCTCGCCGACGATCGCAAGCGCAAAAAGCTGGAGGACCTGACCCTCTTGCTGCAATCCGCGATCGAGGCGATCGGCAAGGTCGGCCTGATGATGAACGTGCCCAAGGCAAGTTTGGCCGCCGTGCTCACCGAGCTTCCCGCGCTGAAGCGACCCACAATTTCTTCGCTGAGCGACGACGATTGGGTTGCGGTCAACACCGTGCTGGACGAAGCTACGGTGCGCCAAATTATCCCGCGGCTCCGCGCCGCGGGTGCGGAAGGAATTGTCGAGTACGGCCTCAACAAGGTGGTGCCGTGA